In Sebaldella termitidis ATCC 33386, one DNA window encodes the following:
- a CDS encoding anti-CBASS protein Acb1 family protein, with protein sequence MLKFFKGIGRGKSQEKMNMMESSSANSTKGTERDVLNKQTPVKKVLDDSEINTIISSNQLAVNIIDAPIDDMLKNDFDLKFYDSSGNENQDVYDKVWEQLNKLDFISKLKYMLKASRKYGYSALVYAVTEDIEKNISEPLGESFDIYNLAIYEKPEIASIKLNQGKYEKKSEIKELTIAEYDDDTKMQIRTIVNPTRAYLARTNEYIGKIGESILTRLWDQLVITDTVEWSIGQIIYRANLLIYSTDKANAKDIEKNGGIATKEQEFNASSLVVKGTDDKLEVLNTSLGFDPEKFINTAGTILSIHTNIPKQRLIGNTAGAISGAEEDGKKYAEFLQRLFNDEAKPVINDIVGKILKSLRKDNLYFEVLLPSLIEIDDKEKAETESARTKSYQDKLGLINGAIDLMARVGLKPKSDKVKKLISTLEFNKDITGQDLAELYIDADEFSKMDLDLEKQKAEIRKINTDSLTIFLNAYTTAQESNSLDEFTDIVKKLGDENNNFTFDDVISMLGGR encoded by the coding sequence ATGTTGAAATTTTTTAAAGGAATAGGGCGAGGAAAATCACAGGAGAAAATGAACATGATGGAAAGCTCGTCAGCTAATAGTACAAAAGGAACAGAAAGAGATGTATTGAATAAACAGACTCCTGTAAAAAAGGTTTTGGACGATTCAGAAATAAATACTATTATAAGCAGCAATCAATTAGCAGTCAATATTATAGATGCACCAATTGATGATATGTTGAAAAATGATTTTGATTTAAAGTTTTATGATAGTTCAGGAAATGAAAATCAAGATGTATACGACAAAGTATGGGAACAGCTTAATAAATTAGATTTCATAAGTAAACTAAAATATATGCTGAAAGCTTCCAGGAAATATGGATATAGTGCTTTAGTTTATGCAGTAACAGAAGATATAGAGAAAAATATTTCAGAACCATTAGGAGAAAGTTTTGATATTTATAATTTGGCAATATATGAAAAACCTGAAATAGCATCTATTAAATTAAATCAAGGGAAATATGAAAAAAAATCTGAAATAAAGGAATTGACGATAGCAGAGTATGATGATGATACCAAGATGCAAATTAGAACAATAGTCAATCCTACACGGGCATATCTGGCAAGAACAAATGAATATATAGGGAAAATAGGCGAAAGTATATTGACGAGATTATGGGATCAGTTAGTTATAACTGATACTGTTGAATGGTCAATAGGTCAAATAATATACAGAGCTAATTTACTTATTTATAGCACAGATAAAGCTAATGCAAAAGATATAGAAAAAAATGGTGGAATTGCAACCAAAGAACAGGAATTTAATGCAAGCAGCTTAGTGGTTAAAGGAACAGATGATAAGTTGGAAGTATTGAATACAAGTTTAGGATTTGATCCAGAAAAATTTATAAATACAGCCGGAACAATTCTCAGTATACATACAAATATCCCAAAGCAAAGACTTATTGGAAATACCGCAGGAGCTATTTCAGGAGCCGAAGAAGATGGTAAGAAGTATGCTGAATTTTTACAAAGACTATTTAATGATGAGGCAAAGCCAGTCATAAATGATATTGTAGGTAAAATTTTAAAATCACTTAGAAAAGATAATTTATATTTTGAGGTATTATTGCCAAGTCTTATAGAAATAGATGATAAAGAAAAGGCTGAGACAGAAAGTGCAAGAACTAAAAGTTATCAAGATAAACTAGGACTTATTAACGGAGCAATTGACTTGATGGCTAGAGTAGGCTTAAAACCAAAATCAGACAAAGTTAAGAAACTAATTTCTACTTTAGAGTTTAATAAAGACATAACTGGTCAAGATTTAGCAGAACTTTATATTGATGCTGATGAATTTTCAAAAATGGATCTTGATCTTGAGAAACAAAAAGCAGAAATACGTAAGATAAATACAGATTCATTAACAATTTTCCTAAATGCTTACACAACAGCTCAAGAATCAAATTCTTTAGATGAATTTACAGATATTGTTAAAAAGCTTGGAGATGAAAATAATAATTTTACATTTGATGATGTTATCTCAATGTTAGGTGGTAGATAA
- the terL gene encoding phage terminase large subunit: MNKYLITESYYSYFKNTFPNSNPLIRGRHIELICDILTLASLGVIKTDKRRFKMIINMPPRHLKSTSITNTFPSWFVLKTQKPVILGAYGKDLAAKAGARNKDLYIEYKKYFGNIDLKVKGSTTWETEKAARVISTPLQGRMTGEGSSLLIIDDPVKNRLEANSKRYRDRLWETWKDDASTRINPGEVMIALVVMTRWHYDDLAGRLKEDESEKFAELILAAECENEETDILLRKKGELLWEEGGFDEAFYEPYKSNPRTWASLFQQRPTPEEGDYFHREDFKYFKEDNHFYYLYNDGNTKTILKRDCVRFFTVDTAMKEKDENDETAIFHWALTPDKELLLLNIYHNRLKIPDQERILRNQILNLSPDTTYIEDKQSGTYLIQKFKEEGFLIEELQAQGDKVFRASSIINLYGNRRVYHRLHKEDPEVEAYERQLLEFPNGTHDDMVDCASYAGIVIRDKYTASNHFLL, translated from the coding sequence TTGAATAAATACTTGATAACAGAATCATATTACAGTTATTTTAAGAATACTTTTCCGAATAGTAATCCTCTTATAAGAGGCAGGCATATAGAACTTATTTGTGACATTCTGACATTAGCAAGTCTGGGTGTAATAAAAACAGACAAGCGAAGATTTAAGATGATAATTAATATGCCGCCGAGGCATTTAAAAAGTACAAGTATAACAAATACATTCCCTAGTTGGTTTGTTTTAAAAACACAAAAGCCGGTTATATTAGGTGCATATGGAAAAGATTTAGCAGCTAAGGCAGGGGCAAGAAATAAAGATCTATATATAGAATATAAGAAGTATTTTGGAAATATAGATTTAAAGGTTAAGGGGAGTACGACATGGGAAACAGAAAAAGCAGCTAGAGTAATTAGTACCCCACTACAAGGTAGAATGACAGGAGAAGGATCAAGTTTATTAATAATAGATGATCCTGTAAAGAACAGACTTGAAGCAAATTCCAAAAGATATAGAGACAGATTATGGGAAACTTGGAAAGATGATGCGAGTACAAGAATTAATCCTGGGGAAGTCATGATAGCTTTAGTAGTTATGACTAGATGGCATTATGATGATCTGGCAGGAAGGCTTAAAGAAGATGAAAGTGAGAAGTTTGCTGAATTGATTCTGGCAGCAGAATGTGAGAATGAAGAAACAGACATCTTACTTAGAAAAAAAGGGGAATTATTGTGGGAAGAAGGTGGATTTGATGAAGCATTTTATGAACCATATAAATCTAATCCGAGGACATGGGCTTCATTGTTTCAGCAAAGACCGACACCGGAAGAAGGAGACTATTTCCACAGAGAAGATTTTAAGTATTTCAAAGAAGATAACCATTTCTATTACTTATATAATGACGGGAATACGAAAACAATACTTAAAAGGGATTGTGTAAGATTTTTCACGGTAGATACTGCAATGAAAGAAAAAGATGAAAACGACGAAACGGCGATCTTTCATTGGGCATTAACACCTGATAAGGAGCTGTTGCTGCTAAATATTTATCATAATAGGTTAAAGATACCGGATCAAGAAAGAATATTAAGGAATCAGATTTTAAATTTAAGTCCAGATACAACTTATATTGAAGATAAACAATCAGGAACCTACTTAATACAGAAATTTAAAGAAGAAGGGTTCTTAATTGAAGAACTTCAAGCACAAGGTGACAAAGTATTTAGAGCATCAAGTATTATAAATTTATATGGAAATAGAAGAGTATATCATAGACTCCACAAAGAAGATCCTGAAGTAGAAGCATATGAAAGGCAGCTGTTAGAATTTCCTAATGGCACTCATGATGATATGGTCGATTGTGCAAGCTATGCAGGAATCGTAATAAGAGATAAATATACTGCTTCAAATCATTTTTTATTATAG
- a CDS encoding ImmA/IrrE family metallo-endopeptidase: MQKTIIPVRIGVYDYKILFLSEREINDKYLEQRMSGFIDLVRKEININRDMDLSTQKETIIHEFLHGLFHEWGINLNLDIEKDMEEKIVTTLSKGIYEIETTGMLKAIFELMETGDK; encoded by the coding sequence ATGCAAAAAACTATTATACCTGTGAGAATAGGTGTCTATGACTATAAAATACTATTTTTATCAGAAAGAGAAATAAATGATAAATATTTAGAGCAAAGAATGAGTGGTTTTATAGACTTAGTTAGAAAAGAAATAAATATTAATAGGGATATGGATTTAAGCACACAAAAAGAAACGATAATACATGAGTTCCTTCATGGTCTGTTTCATGAATGGGGAATAAATTTAAATTTGGATATTGAAAAAGATATGGAAGAAAAAATAGTTACAACTTTGTCAAAAGGGATCTATGAAATAGAAACAACAGGAATGTTAAAAGCAATATTTGAGCTTATGGAAACAGGTGATAAATAA
- a CDS encoding putative HNHc nuclease has protein sequence MSYFEIDRENNCINAFFPVEKKKLREAKKKAQEWEEELNNYPIRVIPVSMLSQEQNALLHILFKQIGDAIGDERENVKIDLKNEFCRLKEIPVFTFERASKDVLSMELASEFINWTIEKALHLDVNLFLKEKGTGILRHARHFIKEIDQYVIACLRERKCAVCNQRHDPENSYIVDLEHWDNANSIGGYEFDNGLKTRFITLCRKHHQEKHSLGRKDFEERYVLKGVWLNEKLVFDLLDTYKNHFKLFRKELKEGKYDYLKKK, from the coding sequence ATGTCATATTTTGAAATAGATAGAGAAAATAACTGTATAAATGCTTTCTTTCCGGTAGAAAAAAAGAAATTAAGAGAAGCAAAGAAAAAAGCTCAGGAATGGGAAGAAGAATTAAATAATTATCCTATCAGGGTTATTCCGGTTTCAATGTTATCACAGGAACAAAACGCCCTGCTACACATACTCTTTAAGCAAATAGGAGATGCAATAGGGGATGAAAGGGAAAATGTAAAAATAGATCTTAAAAATGAGTTCTGCCGGCTGAAAGAAATTCCAGTTTTTACTTTTGAAAGGGCATCTAAAGATGTTCTTTCAATGGAACTGGCGAGTGAATTTATAAACTGGACAATAGAAAAGGCTCTGCATCTTGATGTTAATTTATTCCTCAAAGAAAAAGGAACAGGCATTTTAAGACATGCAAGACATTTTATAAAAGAGATTGACCAGTATGTCATAGCATGTTTAAGGGAGCGAAAATGTGCTGTTTGTAATCAAAGACATGATCCTGAAAATAGTTATATAGTTGATTTGGAACATTGGGATAATGCCAACTCTATAGGTGGTTATGAATTTGATAACGGTCTAAAGACAAGGTTTATAACATTATGCAGAAAACATCATCAGGAAAAGCACAGTTTGGGGCGAAAAGATTTTGAAGAAAGATATGTATTAAAGGGTGTATGGCTCAATGAAAAGCTTGTATTTGATTTACTTGATACATATAAAAATCATTTCAAGTTATTCCGGAAAGAGCTTAAAGAAGGCAAGTATGATTATCTAAAAAAGAAATAG
- a CDS encoding YopX family protein, whose amino-acid sequence MDKLRVWIEKKKLLGEVREVNYIDKIVWVVGQWGGFRSEDAIFMKPLMKKDITGKDIFEGDIIQFHDNDGNAGKMIVRYGELEHMVLSKYNQTLKKVKMWGFYFEASDEDKKVLWRAENDDRTENDIEKEIKIVGNIYENKS is encoded by the coding sequence ATGGATAAATTAAGAGTTTGGATAGAAAAGAAAAAATTATTAGGTGAAGTAAGAGAGGTAAATTATATTGATAAAATAGTCTGGGTAGTAGGTCAATGGGGCGGATTCCGTTCAGAAGATGCAATCTTTATGAAGCCTTTAATGAAAAAAGATATAACAGGCAAAGATATATTTGAGGGAGATATTATTCAGTTTCATGACAATGACGGAAACGCTGGGAAAATGATAGTTAGATATGGGGAACTCGAACATATGGTACTGTCTAAATATAATCAAACGCTTAAAAAAGTAAAAATGTGGGGTTTTTACTTTGAAGCATCTGATGAAGATAAAAAAGTACTTTGGAGGGCTGAAAATGATGATAGGACAGAAAATGATATTGAAAAAGAAATAAAAATTGTAGGGAATATATATGAAAATAAAAGCTAA
- the dcm gene encoding DNA (cytosine-5-)-methyltransferase → MKVIELFAGIGSPRKALEKLNIHHKVIAFSEIDRFAIDSYRAIHNDFLTPNLGDIEKIKELPETDLLIYGSPCQDISIAGKHQGIQEGTRSGLLLEVLRLLENYKERKKLPKYLLLENVANILSKNHRWEFQNYLVFLEKLGYKNFYKVLNALNYEIPQNRERLFCLSILDDKVKYNFPGPKKLNILLKDLLEKEVDEKYFINEEKTKAFIEKYKDKILEIENLEKVNLIGSLSEKNSQGERIYMPDVSVTLSSQGGGLGAKTGLYLVGLLDGHGVQRGRIYSPSGTIGSLTSTDYKDPPKIFTDYRIRRLTPHECFRLMGFTDNDFDKVKALGMSDTQLYKQAGNSIVVNVPEAIFKSLFLEEEIGEYKLF, encoded by the coding sequence ATGAAAGTCATTGAATTATTTGCAGGCATAGGATCACCAAGAAAAGCACTTGAAAAATTAAATATACATCATAAAGTCATTGCTTTTTCAGAGATTGACAGATTCGCTATAGATTCATACCGAGCAATTCACAATGACTTTTTAACTCCTAACTTGGGAGATATTGAAAAAATAAAAGAGCTGCCTGAAACAGATCTTCTGATATATGGTTCACCATGTCAGGATATTTCGATAGCCGGCAAACACCAAGGAATACAAGAAGGAACACGTTCAGGACTTTTGTTAGAAGTATTGAGACTTTTAGAAAATTACAAAGAGAGAAAGAAACTACCAAAATATTTGTTATTAGAAAATGTAGCTAATATTTTGAGTAAAAACCACAGATGGGAATTTCAGAATTATTTAGTATTTTTAGAAAAACTAGGCTATAAAAACTTTTATAAAGTATTGAATGCTTTAAATTATGAGATACCTCAAAACCGTGAAAGGCTGTTCTGTCTGAGTATACTTGATGATAAAGTAAAATATAACTTTCCAGGACCGAAAAAATTAAATATATTACTCAAGGATCTATTAGAAAAAGAAGTAGATGAAAAGTATTTTATAAATGAAGAAAAGACTAAAGCATTTATAGAAAAATACAAAGACAAAATACTAGAAATAGAAAACTTAGAAAAAGTAAATTTAATAGGGAGTTTATCTGAAAAAAATAGCCAAGGGGAAAGAATTTATATGCCTGATGTATCTGTGACATTAAGTTCACAAGGTGGAGGACTTGGAGCAAAAACAGGATTGTATTTAGTAGGATTATTGGACGGTCACGGAGTTCAAAGAGGAAGGATATATAGTCCAAGTGGAACAATAGGAAGTTTAACTTCAACAGATTATAAAGATCCACCTAAAATTTTTACAGATTATAGAATAAGGAGACTGACACCCCACGAATGTTTCAGACTTATGGGATTTACTGATAATGATTTTGACAAAGTAAAAGCACTTGGGATGAGTGACACACAATTATACAAACAGGCAGGTAATAGCATAGTTGTAAATGTACCGGAAGCAATATTTAAAAGTTTGTTTTTGGAAGAAGAAATAGGAGAGTATAAGTTATTTTAA
- a CDS encoding Holliday junction resolvase RecU, whose translation MNVGKRFEADIKASVPQNILFYRFKDSANFGGANAGEFSRFTPRNVCDCFMFKAPYLYLLELKTTQGKTYSLNKSAYNQLESFKKLGDFENSVKAFIINFRELEKTYLVTTHELEKFLLRTGKKSIKAIECAEIGILINQKKLRTNYRYEIEDIFNLDKEHQVLKLFKENY comes from the coding sequence ATGAATGTGGGTAAGAGGTTTGAGGCTGATATAAAAGCCTCAGTACCTCAAAATATACTTTTTTATAGGTTTAAAGATAGTGCGAATTTTGGCGGTGCAAATGCTGGTGAATTTTCAAGATTTACCCCACGGAATGTATGTGATTGTTTTATGTTTAAAGCTCCATATCTTTATTTATTAGAGCTAAAAACAACACAGGGAAAAACATATAGTTTAAATAAAAGTGCCTATAATCAGTTAGAAAGCTTTAAAAAACTTGGTGATTTTGAAAATAGTGTAAAAGCTTTCATTATAAACTTTAGAGAACTGGAAAAAACTTACTTAGTAACTACTCATGAACTTGAAAAATTTTTACTGAGAACAGGGAAAAAATCAATTAAAGCAATTGAATGTGCTGAGATAGGAATATTAATAAATCAAAAAAAACTAAGGACTAATTATAGATATGAGATAGAAGATATATTTAATTTAGACAAAGAACATCAGGTATTAAAATTATTTAAAGAAAATTATTAG
- a CDS encoding MazG nucleotide pyrophosphohydrolase domain-containing protein, with the protein MISNEMRDFIIGMCESQYNLNHSDFDINNDQSGKLKFGWKRSDLQLTVVFSQKKIAEIIYHNFLDDFQTENMTEDDFTARFNDILAVRNIETSKDFHDIINRIIKSVNSGKLFGSKERDEIILDSEYRAKLKYIKSFFGEKAQEGKLFEEIQELQEAVNKRRTSFWTKHEDDVIEEIADCLVVAIQLKKTKLVINMIKGIVEKSSFLNATAIEKIIKIAKGKIDRTITRIENGEYGPLMIGYDLASGKDETVTVITEIKAKKDIAEIKGNAMTDEELQAMISDEEIEDLEDKKKKILLFLSKNTPYEFRPTLLQKLVDIKSKECTQLIIQLIFEGKIRVTKKGKDRIYGATLEYQETETKKTKSTSTVLIGGSGISMHAKGSE; encoded by the coding sequence ATGATAAGTAATGAAATGAGAGACTTTATAATAGGGATGTGTGAATCACAATATAATTTAAATCATAGTGATTTTGACATAAATAACGATCAATCTGGAAAATTGAAATTTGGATGGAAAAGATCTGATTTACAATTAACTGTAGTATTCAGTCAAAAGAAAATAGCTGAAATAATATATCATAATTTCCTTGATGATTTTCAAACAGAAAATATGACAGAAGATGATTTTACAGCAAGATTCAATGATATTTTAGCTGTAAGAAATATAGAAACATCTAAGGATTTTCATGACATTATCAATAGAATTATAAAGTCTGTAAATTCTGGTAAATTATTTGGTTCAAAAGAAAGAGATGAAATTATACTAGATTCAGAATATAGAGCAAAACTGAAATATATAAAAAGCTTTTTTGGAGAAAAAGCACAGGAAGGTAAATTATTTGAGGAAATACAAGAATTGCAAGAAGCTGTAAATAAAAGAAGAACATCATTCTGGACAAAACATGAAGATGATGTAATAGAAGAAATAGCTGATTGTTTGGTAGTAGCTATACAACTAAAGAAAACAAAATTAGTTATAAATATGATTAAGGGTATAGTTGAAAAATCAAGTTTTCTAAATGCTACTGCAATAGAAAAGATAATTAAAATAGCAAAAGGAAAAATAGATAGAACTATCACGAGAATTGAGAATGGTGAATATGGTCCGCTAATGATTGGTTATGATCTTGCAAGCGGAAAAGACGAAACAGTAACAGTAATAACAGAAATAAAAGCCAAAAAAGATATTGCTGAAATAAAAGGAAATGCAATGACAGATGAGGAATTACAGGCAATGATAAGTGATGAAGAAATAGAAGATCTGGAAGATAAAAAGAAAAAGATACTTTTATTTCTATCGAAAAACACACCTTACGAGTTTAGACCTACATTGCTTCAAAAGCTGGTTGATATAAAATCAAAAGAATGCACACAGCTAATAATACAATTAATTTTTGAAGGCAAAATAAGAGTAACGAAAAAAGGGAAAGATCGAATTTACGGAGCAACTTTGGAATATCAAGAAACAGAGACTAAAAAAACTAAAAGTACAAGTACAGTATTAATAGGTGGTTCAGGTATCAGTATGCATGCAAAAGGTAGTGAATAA
- a CDS encoding helix-turn-helix domain-containing protein — MNQFIYKALNDKELKDGEFRLYMLIKELGNNNAGYCYATNSYFSKILGKHEKSMSRLIGSLIKKGYLYMIALEKGNVTEERRLYAEESYKTYLEDLQSHEEKKTIKTYCIKEKTEDGDETTVTVNERNYKEYTSNTNVTGNKNVTGTGNNIEDGTGNKIVTQNIYNLNNNNINNKKILSKDNIQKVQEEWNSLANELDLPKIDKIDGKRLSNLNARIKKHGLERFLEVMGMIRNSKFLRGEVNDFRATFDFLVTASSFEKIRQKNYESKESKKTNDKFRRLMEL, encoded by the coding sequence ATGAATCAATTTATATATAAGGCTCTTAATGATAAAGAGTTGAAAGATGGTGAATTTAGATTATACATGTTAATAAAAGAGTTAGGGAATAACAATGCAGGATATTGTTATGCGACAAATTCGTATTTTTCTAAAATACTAGGGAAGCATGAAAAAAGCATGTCAAGGTTAATAGGTTCTTTAATTAAAAAAGGGTACTTATATATGATTGCTTTGGAAAAAGGAAATGTAACAGAAGAGAGACGGCTATATGCTGAAGAATCATATAAAACCTATTTAGAGGATTTACAAAGTCACGAAGAGAAAAAGACAATAAAGACATACTGTATAAAAGAAAAGACAGAGGATGGAGATGAAACAACAGTAACAGTAAATGAAAGAAATTATAAAGAGTACACCAGTAACACAAACGTTACCGGTAACAAAAATGTTACTGGTACGGGTAACAATATTGAGGACGGTACCGGTAACAAAATTGTTACACAGAATATATATAATTTAAATAATAATAATATAAATAATAAAAAGATATTATCTAAAGATAATATCCAAAAAGTACAGGAAGAATGGAATAGTTTAGCTAATGAATTGGACTTGCCTAAAATAGATAAAATAGACGGAAAAAGATTAAGTAATTTAAATGCAAGAATAAAAAAACATGGACTAGAAAGGTTTTTAGAAGTTATGGGAATGATAAGGAATTCTAAATTCCTAAGAGGTGAGGTAAATGATTTTAGAGCAACATTTGATTTTTTAGTAACTGCTAGCAGTTTTGAGAAGATAAGACAGAAAAATTATGAGAGTAAAGAAAGCAAAAAAACAAATGATAAATTCAGGAGGCTTATGGAATTATGA
- a CDS encoding helix-turn-helix domain-containing protein yields the protein MNIAYKKIKKYLEENNISCSKLAKNINMSRQNFSHHYANLKMNKLTFSPDKIKLLSEITGVKYENFFDN from the coding sequence ATGAATATAGCATATAAAAAAATAAAGAAATATTTAGAAGAAAATAATATTAGTTGTTCAAAACTAGCTAAAAACATTAATATGTCGAGGCAAAATTTTTCACATCATTATGCAAATTTGAAAATGAATAAACTTACTTTTTCACCAGATAAAATAAAATTATTAAGTGAAATAACAGGTGTAAAATATGAAAATTTTTTTGACAACTAA
- a CDS encoding XRE family transcriptional regulator, translated as MKKNFNSFADYLKNFIKERDYTLESLAEDLNVSFGSLSHYTTGKRIPKDVFIDNFASYFNLSKEQKNEIKALIELDRSPFLKDRIKLHNKKETPRLTVFSLNTAGEGLLQELSKEVFVLPADLEIYEDSFIVEIRGDKLAPEILNGDRILVESFNFNNWRELDGKIVVIDIKNEKFAKRVGFYDGEAILKSLTGYEKNILVDENIKYVGTFTTLVSRKLF; from the coding sequence ATGAAAAAAAATTTTAATAGCTTTGCTGATTACTTGAAAAATTTTATAAAAGAAAGAGATTATACATTAGAGTCTTTAGCCGAAGATCTAAATGTATCTTTTGGTTCTTTAAGTCATTATACAACTGGCAAAAGAATTCCAAAAGATGTATTTATTGATAACTTTGCATCTTATTTTAATTTGTCTAAAGAACAAAAAAATGAAATTAAGGCTTTAATAGAATTAGACAGGTCACCTTTTTTAAAAGACCGAATAAAGTTACATAATAAAAAAGAAACTCCACGTCTTACTGTATTTTCTTTAAATACTGCCGGAGAAGGGCTTTTACAGGAATTATCTAAGGAGGTGTTTGTATTGCCGGCAGATTTAGAAATATATGAAGATTCTTTTATAGTAGAAATAAGAGGAGATAAACTGGCACCAGAGATATTAAATGGCGATAGAATACTTGTTGAAAGTTTTAATTTTAATAACTGGCGTGAATTAGATGGGAAAATAGTTGTAATAGATATTAAAAATGAGAAATTTGCAAAAAGAGTAGGTTTTTATGATGGAGAAGCAATATTAAAAAGTCTAACAGGATATGAAAAAAATATTTTGGTAGATGAGAATATAAAATATGTTGGAACTTTTACCACTTTAGTCAGTAGAAAATTATTTTAG
- a CDS encoding Rha family transcriptional regulator yields MNELVLIKHNEPVTTSIIIAKETKNQHKGIVQLIRKYTTEFSKFGLLHFKCTGQKGKKGYKTWYELNEPQATLLMSFLDNNEVVVEFKVKLVKGFYTMKQFILNQQNNQWLDTRNNGKQIRHEFTDILSLFIDYAYSQGSKSADKYFMIYTKLVNNTLELEPKQRDMIGIATLNAISLLENTMGNIVITEMEKGTYYKDIYKMCRDNCVEFMKGLFIQKPALPKAI; encoded by the coding sequence ATGAATGAATTAGTGTTAATAAAGCATAATGAACCCGTTACTACTAGTATAATTATAGCTAAAGAAACTAAAAACCAACACAAAGGAATAGTGCAATTAATAAGAAAATATACCACTGAATTCAGTAAATTCGGACTGTTACATTTCAAATGTACCGGTCAAAAAGGGAAAAAAGGATATAAAACTTGGTATGAATTAAACGAACCACAAGCCACTTTACTAATGAGTTTTCTTGATAACAATGAAGTAGTTGTAGAATTCAAAGTCAAACTTGTTAAAGGTTTTTACACAATGAAACAATTTATCTTGAATCAACAAAATAATCAGTGGCTAGATACTAGAAACAACGGTAAACAAATAAGACATGAGTTTACAGATATTTTATCTCTGTTTATAGATTATGCGTATTCTCAGGGCAGTAAGTCAGCCGATAAATATTTTATGATCTATACTAAACTAGTTAACAATACATTGGAATTAGAACCCAAACAAAGAGATATGATAGGAATTGCAACACTTAATGCTATTTCATTACTGGAAAACACTATGGGAAATATAGTTATCACTGAAATGGAAAAAGGAACTTACTACAAAGATATTTATAAAATGTGTCGTGATAATTGTGTCGAATTTATGAAAGGTCTTTTTATTCAAAAGCCTGCATTACCAAAAGCTATATAA
- a CDS encoding helix-turn-helix domain-containing protein: MIKLKIHILMAEHRMSQKDVSIATGIQPSVMNKYYNDTIVRINREHLNAFCKLFNCTIQDLIEYIPDEN; this comes from the coding sequence ATGATTAAATTAAAAATACATATTTTAATGGCAGAGCATAGAATGTCACAAAAAGATGTTTCTATTGCTACAGGAATTCAACCCTCTGTAATGAACAAGTATTATAATGACACTATTGTTAGAATAAATAGAGAACATTTAAATGCTTTTTGTAAATTATTCAACTGCACGATCCAAGACTTAATAGAGTATATCCCTGATGAGAATTAA